The genomic region ACCTCATTTACTCTTGACTTCGCCCCTGTTAAATTAGGTGTGGCCCCATTCCCATTGCGAGTAATTTACCCGGGCTTAGTTGCAGGCCCTGAATAAAGTCCAAAGGCTGTCCTAACTCCAAAGTccattctctccctctcaccTGTGAAGACAGAAATACGGGCATGCACCGCCACGTAAGAATGTTTCAgtcagtcaacgatggactgcatatacgccggtggtcccataagattagtaccgtgtagcccaggtgtgtagtaggctatgccatgtaggtttgtgtaagtacactctctgGTGTTCgaacaacaatgaaatcacctaacgacgcagtcctctctctctccccctctctccatccctctcccctAGCCACCCCAATGCACGTGTGTGGGATGACCTTCTGAGTGTAGGGACAGGAACACTGGCCATGTGGAATCACAGTGCCATGATGTGCCCTGTCATAAAGAATTGTGGCTCCTGATAGAGTGAGCTAAATGGAAGGGCGTCCTGAGAGTTATTAAATCCTTGCAGTTGCTTGTTCTTCAGCTGACAGATTGCCAAGGCAAGGAAGGGGTTGAGGGGTGTGCAGGCAATGTCCAAAGAACTGAAGGGCAGTGTAAGCTACTTGGTGAAGACATGTTTTGTAAGTTGTGAAatacctttttgtttcttttttaaatggttgagttgtctgattccagagcctttgggatattttaattgaaaagtgAAGTCCTAGATGGAATTCCCTAAGTGGTCAAAATGCACACATGATAGTTTAGGAAGAGCTGGATGGAATGAAGGAAAGGACATCGTTTGTTAGCGATTTCTCTTGCCCTTTGTTGCCTGAAGCACAAGAAGATGGCTTTGTCTTGGTGCTTGTTGCGGTAGCTGAGATGTAGAGAAGTACGTGAGAAAGGAGTAGTAAGATCTCAGGTTCCTCTGAGTACACAGGGGAAAAGAAGGGTGTTTGTAGGGCACATGCctctttaaataaaatgatgtggtTTGCCTGTGTTCTTCCCCAAAAGTGGCATGAATACACATATCAAAACAATCCAGAAAGAGACCTTGTTTTCTGCTCTCATTTCTGTTCATTCATGCATGTATGCTTGAACTCTgaagtttttccttttcaaaaattacATATGTCCCTGGATAAAGATTTGCTTCACTTTTTATGGAGTGGACTCTCTTCTGAAATATTAGCTGTTTAATGCAAATAAATAGGTGTGTTTTCCTTATGATGTCTGCTACTGAAATTTCACAGCAGATTTTCGTTTGTAAACTCTATTGAAATAGCAAcagtaaatttataaaataattttaagaggaTGAAATTTTTGTCATAAAAACTACAGTCTTGAAGAAGATACCAAAACTTGTTTGGTGCCAAACATACTCATAAAGGGAAACTGGCCCTCTGTTGATGGTACAGCATTTCTAGTCTAGTAGGCTTGGTGGCGGGTGCGGAGGGGGAATTGATTGCCTTTAATTTTAGGTTTAGACACCCAAAGCTATGAACTTGGATCTAATGTTTTCCACTGTATTGTGAAGGATGGTAATTGCTTGTGTAAAGTTCATTACTTGGGAAACTTAGGTAATTCTGTAGAAGCCAGACTCTCAGCTCTGTATTGAAGAGTTGGCTCTCTGCGTGTTCAGAGTTCCGCCTATTAAACCAGCTATTTGCAGAGTATTGTATGGTGCATAAAAGACTTCATCAAGCAACGTAAATCTGTGGGAAGTGGGAAATATGATGAAGACTCATTCCTTACAGGGAATGTTCCAAAGGCAGTTAAAATCATTCTTGCCAGCACCCCCctgcccttttctctttccttaaggACAGCCAAGTAGTCCTCTTCTGGCCAGAGTGAGGATGGTGAGGCTAATGAGGGAAATGAGGTTCTCAGGGATATGTCTGGCTAAACTGTAGCCTGGGTTGACCCCTACCCTGTGCCCGAGTCACATCACGCACACACACGCTTATTAAATACAAGTCTGGGCTCTTCCAAGGCGGAGGAAGGCTCAGTTGAGGTCACCTTCACAAGAGGAGTCCATGCCGAGTCCAGATGGATCTGGGTTAGAAATCCCAGCTCAGCCGCTTAACTGTAAACCTTGGACAGCTTTCTTAATCTTTCTGCTCCTCCGTTGTCTTAATTTGTGAAATGGAGACAACAGTTCCTCCTCTTGGGGATGTTGTGTTAAGTCTGGCTTCATGGTGTGCCTGTCCCGTGATGGCTGTGAAATGGTTCGGCCTCTCCTACTTCAGGTGCAATTTGTAATGTCTAATCTGGAGGACGTAGCGTGGCCTCCGGGGGTGGAGTGTGTGGAGCTCTCTCACTGGAGATTGGGCATTCCCATTCTTTCACGTGCAGTCAGAGCATCTTGGCCTGGCAGTAAGGAGGGGATGGACGGCAAGAGCTGCCGGACACTTCTGACAGGGTGGCCCCTTAACCGGTGAGGGCTCACATCGTGGCCCCTCTAGTTTCTATACCTTCCCTTCTCAAAGGTTTGCACTGCTTTTGGAACCAGTGAGTGTTGGTACGCACTTGGTTCAGAAACTCGGTACCTTTTCAGAGTTAGTatttccccacccctccctccttccctgaccTTGAAGTACTCTGGGACTTGTTGGGGAACTAGTTTGAAAAAGCAGCTCTGAGAATTAAAGTAATAAGCGCTCACCTGTTGTTGAAGGTTTTCTGTGAGGAAGGGGCAGGTGATGTCTAAAGAGTTAGGTGGCTCCTTAGGACATCATAGGACATTTTGAACACAGCAGTACTTTTGAAACAACACAGGTGGTTTTAGCAGTCAGCCCACAGTTCTTGGTAAGCATCAGATCTCAGTTAGCCTTGATCCTTTTCATTTGTGAAATTTTGGTTTGGTTGCTCATGAGAGAGGAACACATCCCACCATTCTACTCAAACGTTGATTTTCCTAGGAGCAAGTGAAAACATGCGTGTGGTTCTGCACACATGCCACATATTAGGAGCCACAGCTGAATTTACGTTTTGTGCATGTGGAGTTGTCCTGTAGATACTGGATTGTGGTGCAGGTGCTGAAGAGCGGTTCTGAGAGCGTCTGCTCGAGAGTTAGGAGATGATCACGTGGCAGAAGCACGCAGACGGGCACCTCACCTGTTGTCTCTGGTACGCGCAGAGCCTTGGCAAGCCAGCCTCGTTAGGGGATAGTCCATTCTGGAGAAGCATGATGTCTGGGTAGTGAGAGCTCCTCCTCATGCTGATAAGGGCAGTTTGTGAGACACGAGGAActccttttttctctgttctgCACTAGCTCTCTTTTCTGCTGTTAGCCGCCTGCTACGCACCAAAGCAGGTGCTACTCTAATGTCCATGGTTTCTGattctcttctctgatttctcatttccagttCTGCCCACAATCCCCCTTTACCTAGCATCCTGCTCCTGTCTCAGAAGAAAGTGTCCCCACTTCTTTTCCAGGAATGTTCTTGATGGTATTCTTTCTCTCCTGTgccactccctctcccctcaccacccccccccgccccccaccaagTTACTCCCGCTCTCTTGCCTGCCTTTAGTTTCTTTCCTCTCAGTGTACACATGATGTAAGTCTCCCGTCTCTGTAGAAAGCTCCTCAAACCCTGCTTACCCCTTTGGGCAGTGGCCAGGGCTGCCCTTTACCTCAGCACCACAGTTCTCAAAGAAGGGTTCCTGTTTCCCGCCTCTCTGTTCTTCCTCTGACAGCCTTTAGTCTCTTAATCTTTGCAGCCTGATCCCATGTGGCTTGTTCTCCTGCAAGTTGACAGTGACCTCCTGGTCACCAAAAGCTTGGGCCTTCTTAGTCCTCATCCTACTTTGCCTTTCTCTGCACTCTATGTTTACTCTTTATTCATAGAGTAGACAGTTTCATTGAGTACCTGGCACTTAGCTGAAGGTCATGGTAACAAAGATGATTAGTACGTGGCCTTGCCATCGAGGAGTATACAGTTGATTGGCAGTTACAGTGCCGCGTGGTAAGTGACACCGTAGGACTTTGTAGGGCACCTCTAGCTCAGATGGGGTGGTCCTGGTGATTGGGCTGGGAGTGGTGTGGGGCAGGCGTCTGGTTTACCTTTGATTCTCTCTCTGTGAAGGTTCTTAGACTGGTGTCCAGGTGTCTCCTGTTCTTCTGTCCAACTTCTCTGAGTAAAGGACGCAAACTAGCTTAATTGGCACTCTCTGTCAAGGTATACTTTTTCATAGAGGTTTAATGGTTTATCCACAGTATTAACTCTGGCTGAGTTATTTCACTTTGACACCCGAATATTGGTTAGTGTAGGGCAGTTTGTTGTTAACTCTGATTTAAACTGCTTGGCAATCCCCATAGACAGCTGATCTGTTTGTGTCCCCAGTGAGTGCTTATGAAGTGTCTTGTAGTGGTGATTATCTTCTTTGTAAGCATTAACACAGTCACACTTCCTCTTTGAAGGAGTAGAATGTGTTAGAATGCCTGTTGCTCCCTTTGTTGGAACCTGTGAAAAGAGGTTACCTTTCACATGGGGTCCTTTGTGTGTTTGGGGGTGCGGGGCTTAGAATAAGTACAGTCCTCCCTTTCTGTAGGGGTCCTTCACATCTGTGTTTGAATCCCTTGCTCAGTGACAAGTGAGGCCACTTGTGATGCAGGCTGAGATGTACCTGTGACTGGGTTTCATGGTGTGCCACCCCATGACCAAGGCCCGTGTTGCCAAGGGCCGGTAGGAAACTTGCTCTGAGATTGCAcctttgttggtttgttttctggCAAAGCCACACCACCACTGGACTAGTACTGAAACCCTCAGAACAAACTCAGTGCCTCCACCTCAGGCTCACCTTGATGAAGTCATGGAGGAAGCATCTGTCCGCTCGTCTTGCATCCCTTCTCAACCACATCACAGCCGCTCCCAAGAGATGCTCCAGTAACCATGCTTAACTTTGGGGTCAGCATGTCATGTATCTAGCAACTCTctttttggttggttgttttcttGCAAAGAATGGCAGAATTACTGAAGAAGgaagctttgttttgttttgttttgtttttcctaggtttgttttttattttttccagtccTCCACCACTGGCTCTCCCAGTGATGAGCCACATCTAGTCTGTCCAGTTATCTTTCTGCAGCCAGCTCCTCTGTCCTGGGGAGTGGAGAGGGTGCTGTGCAATCTGAAGGTGATCATTACATTGTGGCAGCCAGTTGTTTTACCTCTTGAATGACCCGTCTGGATATTTGTTTCCTGCTTTGTACTTGGAGAGTTTATTATATTGTGAACCTTGATCTAGATGGCAATGTCTTTGAAAATTAATATTGTATAGAAGTAATGCataggctttcctttctccctttcctatTTGCGTCTGAATGGTCGTGCGTTGTGAAAAGTGTTTGGCACCACTTAGAATTTGTAAACAATAGTGTTAAGAGCCAGTGTCAGTTGGAGATTGGCGCGGACATAATGGTTGATGGCACAATGAATGTATCACTtgtctaagatttttttttatagtgacTTTCAGTCTTCATCCCGTTGAGAGCTAGTATGAACCACACTTACCTtctgttgctctgtgtgtgttgtccATGCCAGTCACAGAGCTGCAGGGGAGCAGACCAAGTTGGAATAATTAGATTGAGGAGTGAATGTCACACTTctaatttcattctcttttcaagGGATTACCAGTGTCCATTTAATAAAATGAGATTAACCCTCTGGAGCAGGAGTATTTGAAAGCTGTCAGTCAGTATAATCTTGACAGCTCAAAAGAAGTGGAATTCTCAGCACTCTTAGAAACAGTGTCATGTTTTGTTGGCGGAAAGACTTTTTTTACTGCACAGAGATAtgtgtttgtgtgagtacacGTGTATATGTCATTAAAGGTAGATGGACACGAAGTATatttgaaagaggagaagtttTATGAACTTATCCAtactacataaaaataataatgtagaaATAATACTATATAATTTCGTTTTGAGTTCCCAGATAGCagtgataaataaaatacttaagaaattatgagaccaaaattaaaaaattaaagagatatTTATAGAGCAACTGTTGATGTGTCTTTTCTTGAATGTTTTAGAAAACCTCGGATCAATTCTCAGCTGGTGGCACAACAAGTGGCACAACAGTATGCCACTCCACCACCCCctaaaaaggagaagaaggagaaagttgAAAAGCAAGACAAAGAGAAACCTGAGAAAGATAAGGAAATTAGTCCTAGTGTTACCAAGAAAAATACcaacaagaaaacaaagtaaGTTCCTGGATCACTCAGTACAGGATATTATTTTGCAGGTGAATCAAATACATCTTTTAAATGCCTCTTTTTGTATCCTCCCCTTTTAGACCAAAGTCTGATATTCTGAAAGATCCTCCTAGCGAAGCAAACAGTATACAGTCTGCAAATGCTACAACAAAGACCAGTGAAACGAATCACACCTCAAGGTAATTGAGACTAGAAGGCAAGACTGAATTGCTGCTCTGATGGGCTTAGTCATAATCAAGAACCCAAGGTGGTTTTGTCCTTCTGGGTTTGTAGGCTGAGAAGGGGTGGAGTGAAGAGCTAGGTGTGGGATTGTTAACTTTtaaagtatatgtgtgtgtatatatgtgagcTACTTTTATATCACTGCGGCcagcacaggagagagagaaattgatgaTAATTTTGCAGTGTGCCAAAGCTTTACTAACTGCTGGTGGTTTCTATTGTTGCCGAGGTTAATCAGCAGATTTTGTAGTAAGCTCTGGTATGTGGGGTGGCAGTTTAGATTCATTGCCAGAGGGTCATGAAGTCTATGTGTGTGTTGATGACGTTCTGCCAAGAGTCGTTTTGAATCCCTGGCTTATTCAATAGGCTGTTCCCCTGTGATGTTGCTTTCAGGCCCCGGCTGAAAAACGTGGACAGGAGCACCGCACAGCAGTTGGCAGTAACTGTGGGCAACGTCACCGTCATTATCACAGACTTTAAGGAAAAGACTCGCTCCTCCTCGACATCCTCATCCACAGTGACCTCCAGTGCAGGGTCAGAACAGCAGAACCAGAGCAGCTCGGGATCGGAGAGCACAGACAAGGGCTCCTCCCGTTCCTCCACGCCAAAGGGCGACATGTCAGCAGTAAATGATGAATCTTTCTGAAATTGCACATGGAATTGTGAAAACTATGAATCAGGGTATGAAATTCAAATCCTCCACCTGCCCATGCTGCTTGCACCCCTGGAGAATCTTCTGTGGACATCGACCTCTTAGTGATGCTGCCAGGATGATTTCTGCTTGCCATGGGCATCTGGCCACCAAGGAATTTCGCACCCTGACGATTACTCTTGACACTTTTATGTATTCCATTGTTTTATATGATTTTCCTAACAATCATTTATAATTGGATGTGCTCCTGAATctactttttataaaaaaaaaaaaatctgctgtgCACAATTTTCCATGTACATTACaactggttttttgtttttgttttgttggggggtgggctgggagggggagggaactTTTATTTATTGTGTTCACAAACTCCATCCTTTCAGCATATCCTTTTAAGTTTAGTTCTTTCTTCCAGTTATACTATGTACTATCAGTTTtgatataactatatatatataaatataaaattatatataaaggGTTATTTGAAACCAATCCATGGCAACGCTGGTGCTTGATACACTGTGAAGTGAATACAACATTGAACAGTTACAGATCTGGGACAGTCCCTTCTATGAA from Equus caballus isolate H_3958 breed thoroughbred chromosome 16, TB-T2T, whole genome shotgun sequence harbors:
- the RYBP gene encoding RING1 and YY1-binding protein; the encoded protein is MTMGDKKSPTRPKRQAKPAADEGFWDCSVCTFRNSAEAFKCSICDVRKGTSTRKPRINSQLVAQQVAQQYATPPPPKKEKKEKVEKQDKEKPEKDKEISPSVTKKNTNKKTKPKSDILKDPPSEANSIQSANATTKTSETNHTSRPRLKNVDRSTAQQLAVTVGNVTVIITDFKEKTRSSSTSSSTVTSSAGSEQQNQSSSGSESTDKGSSRSSTPKGDMSAVNDESF